TGGGGAAATGTATAgcatgctattgatactaaaagATCAACTTAAGCATACTGTATATTTTAGGAATACATCATTTATGAACCCACGAATGCAATTGTATTTATCAGTAGTATAACGGTCaccattaaaattatttttcgaGTTCAAAATATTCGTGAAGAAAGGTGaatcattgtttatattcatgaaggaacatatatcgagcgacaagtatatttattcttcatatattgtacataaaatTGAAGTGGTCATGGACATTTTCTCTTAGTTACACAATGTCTATGAATACTGCAATAATTGACGCAGAGAAGTGTATACAGTCTAAGTGTCTACAGTCTAAGAATTCAAGTATTGGCACAGTAATTTGTTATTAAAGTTAATCAGCTTCTAAGGGTTTTAAATACTGAAACACTTTAATTTCACTCGCATTTTTTTGCAATAAATACAACCTGTCTTCGTCATCAATACAAATTTGCCGCACATTTCGTATCTTTTCTTCTCTCGTGAGTATTCGTGTAAGAAGAGTGCCATCCTGATTAAAGACTAGGACACAAGGCGACTTAAAAGAAGCATTACACACTAGTACATTTCCTAATCGATCAACGGTTACTCCATGAGGCCAGAAATCTTCCACTTTCATGTCCATTTGAAACTTTCCAAATTTGCTCACCACTATCAATGACCTTAAATGGTAATCGGATACATAAATATCTCCCGCTTCGTTTTCAGCTATGTGATGAGGCCATCGATAAAGTGGTTTCCCATCATTCCACTGGATTTCTTGCAGAACCTGTTCACCTGTTTCGTTGCATCTAATAACTTTGGCTTCCTCTTCGTTTTCTAGTTTTCTTGTTAGACCAATAAATATATTACCAGTATAACGAGAAGAATGAACAGAGCGCGGCACCCACTCGCCTGTTTCCCGTAACTTAATTTGCATGCCATCTACAACTTTGAACAGGGCTAATTCTTTATCATCTGTGAACAACAGAAAGCCCTCTCTGTTGACTGTAATCCCTGTTGTATAAGTATCTTTCTTCCCCGTATTTTGGAGAACGTTACCATCACAGCTAATTTGCAGAAGACAGTTGTCAACATCGCTGATCCATATTTTCTGCATCGAATTACAAGCAATGTGATGAATTTCATCTACATCTTCAATTCTAATTACTTTCAGTTGTTTTGATCTCTCTAGAAGCGAGTATTCAAACACCTCAGTGCCAGCATCAGCTGTGAGACAAAATAAACATATCAAATTACATACATCTATACGCCaatatgaaattttttatttaattcagtAATTGTGCCCAAATATTCAGAGGAGTGTTTTAAAAtcacatgaaaataaaaatataccagTTCTCCTGTAAATGTGTACTTCTTTCTTCCTTGTCTGCAAATTAGTGAAAAACGAGTTAATACTTATATATTCAAAGCAAAGATTGATGTTGGAGAAGGGGAatcttattttcaaatgttGTATGCCTCTTCACAAGAAAGATGATACTCACATTCCAGAACAAGTATGTCTCTTGAAAATTGATGATGTGTGCACCTCCTTTGCAGTTTGAACATTCGGGGTTTCTTGCCGAATAGCAAAACTTTTCTTCAAGAATTATCGATGATTCAATTCCAATCTCTTTTCTACATCTACAACCAGTATGAAAATTCAATCTGTACTGTGTTGCCTCGGATGCTGCCTTCTCGAGAAATCCCTGTACGTCAACTCTGACTTCGGTTGCAAGCTTTGCGTTGATCAAGTTGTTCTTAAGAACAAGCACATTCACTTCAATTGAGTACTGCCAAATTTTTCCGCAAATCTTCGAAGTGCTTTCATCAAAATACCTTATAAGAATTTTGTGAGAGGGGTTTGACACGTGCTCTAAGATAATTGCCGTGTGATAAACACATTCACTGCCACTCTTAATCCAGATCTTCCAGCCTAAACTGTTAATGCAAAATGAAATCAGGTGGTAGAACACCACAACAGGGAAAAACTCAAATACAAAGCACAATGTAGAAGATACTTCACATTCCTGCAATTCATTTGTTTCTTCAAAGTTTTGCTTGTTTATGAAGGGAATATACCATCGCTTATTTCCAATTTCTGCTAACATTCCAAGATGCTTCATATGATAAAGTATTTGCGCTTGGTGATCTATGTATGTCTTTTCTGTTCTCCACATTGACAGAAGTAATTCTTCCTCAAGTAGACCTGTTCTGTTGAAATCGGTCCATTTCTCGCACCGATTATCATATCTGGCAGGGCATTCTGGATCAATGATACACTGAAATGCATCAATGAACCATTGCACATCTAATATGACAAACTCATTTTTCAAGAAGAGGACAATCCCAATTTCATGGAAAAACTTGAGAGCAGACAACAGATCCCCCTTGCTGATAATTCCGATGGACGCTTCACTCTTTATATTTTCCCACAAAAGTGATGTAATTATAACTTTGTTTCTATCTCTTGCTGTTCGTAAAACAGTTTCAAGTCGCAGCCAGGATGTTGGAATCGCTCTTCCCCAATGGTCCTGCTCTTTGAGAATTCTAACTATGCTCTTTTTTATGTTATCCAAATTCTTTTTTGACGATTTGGCAACAGCAAAAACCCTTTCTCTATGTAAATGTTTTCTCAGGACATCTGGTAGTGCATTGATAACTTTCTCATATAACTGGTTCATTTTCTAATTAACGAAAAAATGATTAGATAATATGTaataacaaaataataataaattgatAATACTAGAAGTAAATGGGCCACAATGCTACCCGACCACCTTGGCCCTCCTATTCTTTAGAGGAGGATTTTTTAAAGGTCTAAGCCCTTTTTAATCCCGAGACAAATTTGACCCCATATTATGACCCCAAATGCCCCCTATAGTTATAAATTATGTGAAGTTGACTCCACACAACATGGCGATGCCTCCATATTAATATTCGTTGTTCTGgcaaaaaagatttttttaatgattttacagAATTCCCCCTACCTATTCATTCATGTATGCAGTAAAATATGACCCCTGAAGTTAGCCCCATCCTACATGAAatgttgaagataacgaacagtgatgaatcttatTAGAactataaagaataaaaaattaatagtATGGTAAACAcggacatagtgcagattacagtaaaaatcatgcccccacgggtaggatgggtccaaaataggagatcaaagtcttacatgtacatgcaaatataatatatttttctcgagaaccactgcgATAGAAAAGCAGCAGGGACACACTAAATCAAATCCAAATGCAATTGTTCctaagttgtgtggattcaagttttttttttatattcctgCGATTATAGTCGGGGACATTTTTGTCCttatctgtctgtgttgtgtaaTACGTTAGATTTGATTGACAAATGTGACACAGACAAGATTCCAGACGTACTATTTTTAGAACGATGTTGATCAGTTCAATATTAAGATGTAATCCTGTTATTTGGGCCGTAAAAAGGAAACACAGGTAATATTTACTGTAAATTTTGTGGGAATAAGCACTCGTAGGGGTTCGTTAAGCATTATACAAGTACTCTACAGAATTGGACTTTACAGTCGATTTGAGACAATGTATTTTCTCTAGTGAAAGGTgacaataacgaacagtgatcaatatcataactcctataagcaatacaactagagagttgggcaaacactgacccttggatacaccagaggtgggataaggtgcctaggaggagtaagcatcccctgtcgaactgtcacacccgccatgagcactatgtcatgatcaggtaaacggagttatccgtagtcaaaaccagtgtgccaagaacggcctaacaatcggtatgaaacacgtcagacagcatttaacacAACGATAGGGTAtactgacaaactagatcgttataacgaccacagaatttgcaaaatgccgacttcaaacgaaactgttgaaacccctgcaccatcaacttgtttgtcagtagcctgccttgatttaaaaactgaccatacgcagaacaagctcttgcgtatcgaatcaattgagagacctaaacaccatatgcaggtgataatggaatattgctacatatatatgggaagttgaaatcatcccgtttgtcataaagttgagttgtaaatttgccgttaatatctactttcaatagaagATGCAAGTATAaagcagacgtggacgactCTATTGTGAATTCAGATCGGCAGTAAACCAGTATCGGACACTGTTTTGTGAACTTTGGTTGAATCTATTGTAAGTTAGGAGTATCCTAGATACATTTTTCTGTTAATGATGATAAAATAATGGATAAGTCTTTGAATTCTTTGTGATTGATTTCTGTCAGTTTTAAAGAGTGTGTTATCACCCATAACAGAATTTGGGGCTCATTCTGGAAAAGGATTAATGCATTCTCAAGATTTGTATCTAGTTTCttcacaggtatctgaattttagtcaatcaaaggtgaagataacgaacagagatcaatctcataacaatagaaaaaaatccaaaaaaaattatatatctatttaccTATATAGATATCTAGAATATATAACAGATAGAGTATTTTTCGTGTCTTTTTTctattaatatctatttattgattaaagttCAGATGCCTGtggtttatttcatttattgaatgTCATTTGAAATCAGATTTTCATGCCTCTCAGGTTTTTGATACTTAGACAAATGATGAGGTGATTAGCTTAGCTGTACACTCCGCGTTTAAGATTAAATCTTCTGGGGAAAATACATGAGATTAGTTAAGAGAAAGAAGATTTATTTGATCATTGGTTGAAATCCAATAGAATTCAcgaaaaatttttaaaaccttcATCAACTCATTCTAGTAGAAGAGTTTAAGGAGTGTGTTCATCGATATATGAGGACACATTTCAAAGAAATGTGAGAACTCTTGAGGGAGCCGCGGTTATTTCACCTTCCACCCCCGGGCCATGCTTTGAGGAACATTGAACCTCAAGTACCTGGGGATGATTGCATGTTAATTTCTTGCAAATGTGgttgaaaagaagaaaatacaATTGTTTACAAAAACAGATGACAGATAacgttttgatcagaaaagctaactaATGAACCTACGGTTCAGATGAgctcaaatcaacaacaatgCCATGTAGATGAAATACAAATCGGATGCTACTGGCGCTCGTAGCATTAATTTCCACTGATAGGAATGCTTTGTGTTACCTGTTTCTCTTCTTCCCGTGAAATGTGTTCGGTATGTGAGGCTACCATGATAACCGGTGCTTCAGAGGAGCTAAACATGTGGATGGAAGTGATCCAGTATCGGATGTAATCTACagaaaaatatcattacaaGGTTATTAGATAACATAAGAACATGGTAAAACCTAGCAGTACAAGGTTACTAAatgaaacgtgaagataacgaacagtcatcaatctcataactcatataagcaatacaaaatagagagttgggcaaacacggacccctgaacacaccagaggtaggatcaggtgcctaggaaaagtaagcatTCCCCGTTGCCCGCtcaaacccgccgtgaaccctatatcttgatcaggtaatcggagttatccgtagtcaaaatcagtgtgccaagaacggcctaacaataggtaggaaacacgtcagacaacacttgccccaatgataggttgtattggcaaactagatcattataacgccCATAGAATTTctgaaatactgactttaaacgagactgttgaaacccctgtaccattagcttgttcgtcagtagcctgcttcgatttaaaaactgactatacgcaaaacaagctattgtgcatcgaatcagttgagaattataaacaacatatgcaggtgataatggaatattgctacatttaTATGGGatgttgaagatgaaaaacctgacatcatcccatttgtcataaagttgagttgttagtttgccgttaatatctatttccaataaaatatgtaagtatgaAGCATAAGTGGACTACTcagtggtgtcctttatttcgagttaactgggacatatgaatgaaaattattattgttaacagataatacgctgtcgatatatctaaatatcgaattgaaggccaccgCAAGATACAtgttttcttctcgtgtagataattttgaataattctTTTAATAAATTCATGACATAAGAATATATTGTAAGATGttgtatttagatatatatatgtacctaGGTACTTCCATTCGGAGTATATCAGACCTGGTGTTTCACAAGCGTCTTCAGCTCTTGAATGAAGATCTTTTGACATATCAATAACTAGAATGTGAAATGCACGTGGGCTGAAGTAGACAAAATGGCATGCATAATATGCACTTTGACCACCAAAGTCTAAAATAGTGACAATTTTCAAGTGCTTATCTTTAATTGTTAAAGGCACTTTTTCTAATTTTAGCTCTTGATTCATTTGTTCATCATCTTTGAATGGATGCCCAGTACGTGAGGATTCACCCTCATTGCTGCTTTCTATAACCAGTTTAGGTGGTATGACGGAGACTGTCTTGGTATTTTGTCTTGGCAGAATATTTGTAGTTTCTTTTGCTGCTTTTTCAACGTGAGAATCGCTTTCTTTGCCTTCAGGTGAATTTTCAGAGTTCTCATCAATAGCCTTTGTACCCAGGTCTCTGATCAAATGGTTCTTCCTGCTCTCCCTGAGATCGTTTTCTGATTTCAGACaattaattgaaatattcaGAGCCGGTCCCATCATTTCTGGAGCTAGGGGAACTGCAAATAAAAGTTTGACATTCTACAAGAAGAAAACACTCATCCAAAAATaatctacatttttaaaacatgaaatttgtcCCACAATCATAATGTACTGACAGATGTACAGACACGCTATGCCATATCATAATACAACTTGTCTATCAAGGGTGTATACAAGAAAGAAATGCTGCCTGGTTAATACAGTGCTTAATACATTCCTTTTTCAACTATTGTGACCCAAGTTCCATCCTCGTGATTGGCAGTGTGTGAGACAGTATGGTGGTTATCCTTTCGAACTCGCAGACTTCCTCGGGATACTTCGATTTCGTCGCACATTAACGTCTGACCCaacaagatatattttaaaatacattgtagCAAGTTGTAAAACTTGTTTATAATCATTGAAAAACAACTAAAGTTTAAATAGGCCACCACCCATCACAGAGTATTATTGCTTGACCATTAAGACCAAGATCTAGTATCTAGTCAGGTAGCATCTGAAAGATCAGAAATAGGGGTACACAACAACGGCTACACTTGACTGCAGCATAGGACTGTACACGTGAAATATCTTATCATACTGGTCAAAGTACTGGGCTAGATTTATGAATGCAAGACTTAAACTGACCACCATATTGGATTATTATACCTCTACTAATTCTTATAAACgtaatttgatattttgctaATTTCCTGAAATTGATCGTAAAATGACTGATTCCCTGAAAAAAGGTGCGAGTTCGATGAACTGGTGCACACATATTCACAACTCATTAGTACATCATTTTATCTTATGAAAAGTTCTGATAAGTTTCAAGTGGAATCATAAGTATTCATTATAATATAGAATTACATAGTAAATTTATACCCGTATAAGACCCAGTTTAGGGTAGCAGTGCAGATCCAAGTTTTAAACATTGTATGAAAGattaagataacgaactgtgatcaatctcataactcctataagcaatacaaaaaatatagagttgggcaaacacggacgcctggatataccggaggtgggatcgggtgcctaggaggagtaagcatcccctttcgatcGGTCACATCTGAcgagagccctatatcttgatcaggtaaacggagtaatccgtaggcAAATTAGATAACCACCCATCACAGAGTATTACTGTTTGACCTTTAAGACCAAGATCCAAGTATCTAGTCTGTATTAGGTTTTATTCCGGTTTTAATGGTGAAAAGGTTTAAGCATATCCTTTAGGGAGTCAGCAAGCTTTTAGTTCCCTTTGCAGAAGGTGACTTTCCTTCAAGGTAAAGCCTCAGGGAAATATGCTTGCTCAAGGGGACAGGAATTTGCAGACTTTCTCAATGATGTATTTTAACTGTATACTGATGCACAGAAAATAAGTGAATGAGGAGACTGTGTTATATTTACTTCAATGACTTCAAACAATTAATGAAAAGGAATTCATCAGCAGAAATAATAAGTTACTGCTGAATCACTACTTCAAAACCCTACACTTCTCTAATACACAATACCATCACCGAAAAATCGACTTACAAgcatttctctatatatttcatttctatactttaaacatgttttaaattgattgattgattaatgatttccgtcacactcaacaatttttcagttatctggtggcgcccagttttttattggtggaagagagaacccagatacaatgtacctgggaagagaccaccgaccttccgaaagtaaactcggaaactttctcacttaccggtgcaagtgggattcaaacccgtgccgacagaggtgagaggctgtgtgattttgagcgtgatgctctaaccactcggccacggaggcctcCTAAACATGTTTCAAAAGATATATCTTTGCAACCATGGAATAATATGTCCTTTGATTCATTTGGGAATAATGCAACTTGTTTTGGCATCTAAGTACATATCATATCCATgctggtaaaaaaaaacattaaaaaaatatttactttcCAGATTCTCTCCATCAACATCCACTTTGAACACATTTGGATGAATTTCTATTGACTTTGTCTGTATTGTAGTTAGGTTGCTCTCTCCTTGAAGTTTCTTGATGAGAGTGGTTTTCCCTGCTCTTGCCCAGCCAACAACAGTTCCTTGACCGTGAAACACTTGCACTCCACCTGTCTTTAGGTCTCTCACAAAATTGTGTCGATCATTTTTGCCCATTTGTAAAACTTCCCTTGGTATTTTcactaaaaataataaaactggTAATCACGAAAAGTAAATGCTTGTTGTAAATGACATAcaattttatatctatttatattcattttaattCCAAGTATTATGATGTCACTATATTCGTCATGTTTTATGATtaacaaaaaaaagaaaattctaaatatatcaTTGGTAAATGTTTTTGCAAAACTTCGTTAATATTTCACGTCTATGAAAGATCAATACTCAAATAAATGATAAACAGCCCAAATACAACAATCAATCATCAACATTAAACACAAAGTTAATCTGCAATTATTATATTTTGTCAATTCTTTCGCATCTTCCAATATACATTCACCTATTTAACACATGTATATCCTAATCAGGAACaaatcaattaaatttcaaaGCTACGGAAaccaaatctgattaaaatcagatcctttgatccaaCCACATAGATCGCTACCTTGTGTAACAATCTACGTAACTGGGtcaaattatataattttaatcaagCTGAcgcaaaatatattgtaaatcaaATAATGTTTGGCCATGTGAAGATAACTAAACACAATATAATGATTCTTGCATAATCTTTTTCACTGAGGCTAATGCAATTTATCTCTTGCTGAATACAAcgagaggcccatgggccacatcgctcacttgagtcaccttggcccatatctgaagactttccatatatatttgcatgtaaatccttagtccctattgtggccccaacctaaccctggaggccatgatttttaaaaacttgaatctgcactatgtcagaaagctttcatgtaaatatcaacttctttggcccaatggttcttgagaagaagatttataaagatttccccatatatttgtatgcaaagctttgatcccctattgtggccctatcatgaccccgggggccatcattttgACAAACAAATCTGCACTctagctcattggttcttgagaagaagatttttaaagatttttcctatatatttctatgtaaaactttaattccctattgtggccccaacctaaccccgggagacatgatttgaagaaacttgaatcagcactatgtcggaaagctctcatgtaaatctcagctcttctggctcattggtttttgagaagaagatttataaagactTTCCctctatttgtatgtaaaactttgattcccccttgtggccccatcctacatgtacccccgggggccatcatttgaacaaaattgaatctgcactatgtcagaaagcgtTCGTGTAAATATGAGCTTTTCTagctctgtggttcttgagaaggagattttttaaagattgtcgtTATATATTGGtattcaaaacttt
This genomic window from Ostrea edulis chromosome 4, xbOstEdul1.1, whole genome shotgun sequence contains:
- the LOC125669531 gene encoding uncharacterized protein LOC125669531 codes for the protein MGDRGVKGCVGGLCMSVLFSFGFVFGDLLPGYREGLNVSETKTCPTNETEWRTASDRMKCNAKKEPPDNHYYCLPNQDKSKLVEFCYDKYSLKTEKGNCWQLGGQGYLNQVNCSRFVSGCPNETYLSEEIYNYQDCLQLNVIDRCYVAERNCTPKDSKITTVSSTVVPLISTTEDVVSMENISTTSKPLGTEGEGDKTNIVAIIVPVGFVFIVGMVVAVILCRKYRRCGHCKEHSDEEERMPLNKLLGNETDLPNKIVLLLRQSEDDSFTITTTLPLNISPNTDVKWMKNGKNISRKDEKYACNTGEVLQLKLQSFDVHDEGRYWCVLSTNSLRVESNHISIKYDKFFHQHCLKNALVCCMLLQSGYQVRLHEDVSIRDSFKTLDIFKIREVPSQETLKELALREAGVFSVDNDVINFVSNEEQTEAIQRYCSWAGFINIFIRHASLENVKGYCQQHMKKTEMEIVIERLGYDFLIHCPLHDKSLFALISQQLKIPREVLQMGKNDRHNFVRDLKTGGVQVFHGQGTVVGWARAGKTTLIKKLQGESNLTTIQTKSIEIHPNVFKVDVDGENLEIPLAPEMMGPALNISINCLKSENDLRESRKNHLIRDLGTKAIDENSENSPEGKESDSHVEKAAKETTNILPRQNTKTVSVIPPKLVIESSNEGESSRTGHPFKDDEQMNQELKLEKVPLTIKDKHLKIVTILDFGGQSAYYACHFVYFSPRAFHILVIDMSKDLHSRAEDACETPGLIYSEWKYLDYIRYWITSIHMFSSSEAPVIMVASHTEHISREEEKQKMNQLYEKVINALPDVLRKHLHRERVFAVAKSSKKNLDNIKKSIVRILKEQDHWGRAIPTSWLRLETVLRTARDRNKVIITSLLWENIKSEASIGIISKGDLLSALKFFHEIGIVLFLKNEFVILDVQWFIDAFQCIIDPECPARYDNRCEKWTDFNRTGLLEEELLLSMWRTEKTYIDHQAQILYHMKHLGMLAEIGNKRWYIPFINKQNFEETNELQECEVSSTLCFVFEFFPVVVFYHLISFCINSLGWKIWIKSGSECVYHTAIILEHVSNPSHKILIRYFDESTSKICGKIWQYSIEVNVLVLKNNLINAKLATEVRVDVQGFLEKAASEATQYRLNFHTGCRCRKEIGIESSIILEEKFCYSARNPECSNCKGGAHIINFQETYLFWNTRKKEVHIYRRTADAGTEVFEYSLLERSKQLKVIRIEDVDEIHHIACNSMQKIWISDVDNCLLQISCDGNVLQNTGKKDTYTTGITVNREGFLLFTDDKELALFKVVDGMQIKLRETGEWVPRSVHSSRYTGNIFIGLTRKLENEEEAKVIRCNETGEQVLQEIQWNDGKPLYRWPHHIAENEAGDIYVSDYHLRSLIVVSKFGKFQMDMKVEDFWPHGVTVDRLGNVLVCNASFKSPCVLVFNQDGTLLTRILTREEKIRNVRQICIDDEDRLYLLQKNASEIKVFQYLKPLEAD